From the Octopus sinensis linkage group LG3, ASM634580v1, whole genome shotgun sequence genome, the window aatattgtaaaatatcctGTCAATCAGAAACAATAATACACAAtcaaaagacacttgcctcaataaattccatttcCTCAGGTGTAAGAGACTTTCTGTGGTACTTGGCTGGTAAATCTTCCCATTCTAAACTGGTAGCTAAAGTTATGTTTGTAGATTTGGAAACATTAGGTGAAGCTGATGGTATCATATTTAGTGAAGAAGTAGATTTTACTACCCCTGAAACAGCAATACATATTGTATTAAGTCTAGCATAAATTACATTTTCTTATCAGTTATTTGTGAAGGAGTTTACAATCATAAGAAATGTGGTGCTGAAGTATTTAACATCAGCTCAGTTCAGACAACATTAAgttatacaaagagaaaacaagatTAAAACCCTTCAGaaagaaaagtaaacattaaccctttagtatttaaaccagccatatctggcccaaatattctacaaattTAATGTtctaactggccagatctggcttctaaTATCTACCCTACAAGGTTATTTTACaaatagacaatcacatcatcaaaatatcgaagctacaagataatgcatgattaattaaaaacaatgtgaataaataagcgttacacttacagaataatttgaatgctaaaaggttaaagcagtgatgatgatattcatcatCTAATTAACTAACTTTCTAAAAACTGGCACAGACATGGTTATGTGggtgagaagcttacttcccaaccatgtggtttcaagattagtcccactgtgtgacaccttgggcaagtgccttctacaacaACCCCAAGCCaatgatcaaagctttgtgagtggattcaggcagtagaaataaaaaaacagcCCACTGTATTATATCatctttttttccatgctggcatgtgttggacagtttgacagaaacaAGTGAGCCAGAGGATTATACCAAGCTTCAGTATCTGCTTTGGCTTGGTTCCTACAACTTGATGTCCTTCTTAATGTtaagcacatgtgtgcatgctttTCGTGTagctttgtcttgacatcattatggttgtaaatgagaatcactgtcatacaagcaatgttgatCATTTCCTATCTTCcacagaatatttatttttattgcatttttggtTTATTTCACCAGATAACTTTTGATCTATAGTTGCCACTGTAACTGAATCATGTATAGAATATCATCCAATCTCTCTCAATAAGAAACATCATTTGAGCCAACAAATATCTTAACTCAATG encodes:
- the LOC115209950 gene encoding 28S ribosomal protein S36, mitochondrial isoform X1; its protein translation is MAASGVRTIRWIESTFRKVIAIKPHVPLIKFPDRRAKGVVKSTSSLNMIPSASPNVSKSTNITLATSLEWEDLPAKYHRKSLTPEEMEFIERGGPA
- the LOC115209950 gene encoding 28S ribosomal protein S36, mitochondrial isoform X2, translated to MAASGVRTIRAIKPHVPLIKFPDRRAKGVVKSTSSLNMIPSASPNVSKSTNITLATSLEWEDLPAKYHRKSLTPEEMEFIERGGPA